In the Gossypium raimondii isolate GPD5lz chromosome 9, ASM2569854v1, whole genome shotgun sequence genome, one interval contains:
- the LOC105798099 gene encoding BTB/POZ domain and ankyrin repeat-containing protein NPR1 has protein sequence MDYGSEISSSLTFPSSSYLSNGSGFGSGSHLMGASSDPEETDLENLSLNKLSGNLENLVINEEYENYNDAEIVVEGNVVVSVNRCILAARSPYFHQLFRQDPKDDRKPKYLMSEILPFGKVGYEAFKVFLQYLYTGKIKASPRDVSTCVDESCSHDACGPLINYALELMYASATFHTKELVLLVQRHLLNIVEKALIEDVIPVLVAAFHYQLNQLLSQCFERVAKSDLDNVCLEKELPPEVYAKIRSLRLVPELVESDLVHEKKIKRIHKALDSDDIELLELLLRESNVTLDEAYALHYAVAYCDPKIVSEVLCLGLANVYLKDHRGFTALHVAARRKEPSVLVALLNKGASVTETTLDGRTAVDICRRLTRVKDYNENKKQGAPSNKDRLCIDVLEAKMRCSESENLGVPTQVIAYDLHMKLDYYENRVSFARLLYPAEAKVAMEIAEADSNISEADLNESPTSHTRRLHLRLQTLFRTVETGRRYFPHCAEVLDKFLVDDMSDPSFFEDGSSEEQRVKKRRFTELKEELLEAFYKDKADQKKHNHRPVLSPSSSSSSSTTKLGSSTPYKPRRK, from the exons ATGGACTATGGAAGCGAGATTTCATCTTCTTTAACCTTTCCATCCTCCTCTTATCTATCAAATGGATCCGGGTTCGGGTCTGGGAGTCACCTAATGGGAGCTAGTTCGGATCCTGAAGAGACGGACCTTGAAAATTTGAGCCTAAACAAGCTCAGTGGCAACCTTGAAAACTTAGTGATTAACGAGGAATATGAGAACTACAATGATGCTGAGATAGTAGTGGAAGGCAATGTTGTTGTGAGTGTCAATAGGTGTATCCTAGCTGCTCGAAGCCCTTACTTTCATCAACTTTTCCGACAAGATCCCAAAGATGATCGGAAACCAAAGTATCTGATGTCTGAAATACTGCCATTTGGTAAAGTGGGATATGAAGCTTTTAAAGTGTTCTTGCAGTATTTGTACACAGGGAAGATTAAAGCATCACCGAGGGATGTTTCAACATGTGTAGATGAGAGCTGTTCCCATGATGCTTGTGGCCCTCTTATAAATTATGCTTTGGAGTTGATGTATGCTTCTGCAACTTTCCACACGAAGGAATTGGTTTTGCTCGTGCAG CGTCATCTTTTGAACATTGTTGAGAAGGCTCTTATAGAAGATGTGATCCCAGTTCTCGTAGCTGCCTTTCACTATCAACTAAACCAGCTTTTATCTCAATGCTTCGAAAGAGTAGCAAAATCTGACCTCGACAATGTGTGTCTCGAGAAAGAACTACCTCCCGAAGTTTATGCTAAGATTCGGTCACTCCGACTCGTACCTGAGCTGGTCGAGTCCGACTTGGTCCacgaaaagaaaatcaagagaaTCCATAAAGCACTAGATTCTGATGATATTGAACTATTGGAGCTTCTCCTAAGGGAATCAAATGTCACATTAGATGAAGCTTATGCACTTCACTATGCTGTTGCCTATTGTGATCCCAAGATTGTTAGTGAGGTACTTTGTCTCGGGCTAGCTAACGTCTATCTCAAAGACCACCGAGGATTCACGGCTCTTCACGTAGCCGCTAGACGTAAAGAACCATCAGTGCTGGTGGCGTTGCTGAATAAAGGAGCGAGTGTGACGGAAACTACATTGGATGGCCGAACTGCTGTTGATATTTGTAGGAGACTAACTCGGGTTAAGGATTATAATGAGAATAAAAAACAAGGGGCGCCATCGAATAAAGATCGTTTATGTATTGATGTACTTGAGGCGAAGATGCGGTGCTCGGAATCTGAGAATTTGGGAGTTCCTACGCAAGTGATTGCTTATGATTTACACATGAAACTGGATTACTATGAAAATCGAG TATCATTTGCAAGGTTGTTGTATCCTGCGGAAGCCAAGGTAGCCATGGAAATTGCAGAGGCAGATTCAAACATAAGTGAGGCTGATTTGAACGAATCACCTACATCACACACCAGAAGGCTTCATTTGAGATTGCAAACCCTCTTTAGAACAG TGGAAACTGGGAGGCGATATTTCCCACATTGTGCTGAAGTGCTTGACAAGTTCTTGGTGGATGATATGTCGGATCCTTCTTTCTTTGAAGATGGCAGTTCCGAAGAACAAAGAGTGAAGAAAAGACGATTTACTGAACTGAAAGAAGAGTTATTAGAAGCATTTTACAAAGATAAAGCTGATCAAAAGAAGCATAATCATAGGCCTGTATTGTCaccttcatcttcatcttcttcatctacTACAAAACTGGGTTCTTCCACTCCTTACAAGCCTAGAAGAAagtga
- the LOC105798101 gene encoding terpene synthase 10, with the protein MASLLTSSPICSFPKQAQWKRFSNNRSSYHILNVFSPSQSEATTEISVENDIVRRSANYHPPIWDYDSLQSLGLHHVEDELYKERASKLKEEVRMMFDNVVDPLEKLELIDALQRLGLSYYFEDEIRKTLKNISNNLSSNVAWKKDNLYATSLEFRLLRKHGYEVNQDVFTSFMDKDGNIKASFTHDCKGLLNLYEASYHLVEGETMLENARELAAKLLKQCLKQNNDQYLSMLVEHALELPLHWRMLRLEARWFIDAYEKNKDKNPIILELAILDYNIVQAMHQEDLRYASGWWKDLGIGERLTFARDRLMENFLWSVGIIGAPQFERGRRIQTKVNALITYIDDVYDVYGTMDELELFTDAVERWDVNATQKLPNYMKLCFHALHSSINDMAFHTLKEQGIDVLPFLKNLWANLCKSYMLEARWYYIGYKPNLQEYIDNAWISISGPVLLGHAYLETNHVTKEGLQTFEEYHPNIIRWSSTVLRLANDLATSSYEIKRGDIPKSIQCYMHETGRSEEEAREHIKKLIDATWKNMNRDRMAAKSLSSQMFFETAMNLARVSMLVYQNDDGHGIEDGEPKERALRLFIQSIPSPK; encoded by the exons ATGGCTAGTCTGCTTACTTCATCGCCAATTTGTAGTTTCCCAAAACAGGCTCAGTGGAAACGCTTCTCAAATAATAGATCAAGCtaccatattttaaatgtttttagtCCCTCACAATCTGAAGCTACAACTGAAATTTCAGTTGAAAACGATATCGTTCGGCGATCTGCTAATTATCATCCTCCTATTTGGGATTATGATTCTCTTCAGTCACTTGGGCTCCATCATGTGGAG GATGAATTATACAAGGAACGAGCGAGCAAACTGAAAGAAGAAGTGAGGATGATGTTTGACAATGTGGTGGATCCTTTGGAGAAACTTGAGCTTATTGATGCCTTACAAAGACTTGGATTGTCATATTACTTTGAGGATGAAATaaggaaaactttaaagaatataaGTAATAATCTAAGCAGTAATGTTGCATGGAAGAAAGACAATTTATATGCTACATCGCTTGAATTTAGACTGCTTAGAAAGCACGGATACGAGGTCAATCAAG ATGTTTTCACTAGCTTCATGGATAAGGATGGAAACATTAAAGCAAGCTTTACCCATGATTGCAAGGGACTACTCAACCTATATGAGGCTTCATACCACTTAGTAGAAGGTGAAACAATGCTAGAGAATGCAAGAGAGTTAGCGGCTAAACTTCTCAAACAGTGTTTAAAGCAAAACAATGATCAATATCTTTCGATGCTTGTGGAACATGCCTTGGAGCTTCCTCTACATTGGAGGATGTTAAGGTTGGAGGCCAGATGGTTCATAGATGCGTATGAAAAAAACAAGGACAAAAATCCCATTATTTTAGAGCTTGCAATACTGGATTACAACATAGTCCAAGCTATGCACCAAGAAGATCTAAGATATGCTTCAGG ATGGTGGAAGGATCTTGGTATTGGTGAGAGGTTGACCTTTGCTAGAGATAGGTTGATGGAAAACTTCTTATGGAGTGTGGGAATCATAGGTGCTCCTCAGTTTGAAAGAGGTAGAAGAATTCAAACAAAGGTCAATGCCCTAATAACATATATAGATGATGTGTACGATGTTTATGGCACCATGGATGAGTTGGAGCTCTTCACAGATGCTGTTGAAAG ATGGGATGTCAATGCAACACAGAAGCTTCCAAACTATATGAAGTTATGTTTCCATGCTCTTCACAGTTCGATAAATGATATGGCTTTTCATACTCTTAAGGAACAAGGAATTGATGTCCTTCCCTTCCTTAAGAATCTG tgGGCAAATCTTTGTAAATCTTATATGTTGGAGGCAAGATGGTATTACATTGGATATAAGCCAAACTTACAAGAATACATTGACAATGCCTGGATTTCAATATCGGGTCCTGTGCTACTTGGTCATGCTTATTTGGAAACAAATCATGTAACAAAGGAGGGATTGCAGACCTTTGAGGAATATCATCCCAATATAATTCGTTGGTCATCCACAGTTCTAAGATTAGCAAACGATCTAGCAACATCATCA TATGAAATAAAAAGAGGTGATATACCAAAATCAATCCAATGTTACATGCATGAAACTGGAAGATCTGAAGAAGAAGCTCGTGAGCACATAAAGAAGTTGATTGATGCGACATGGAAAAACATGAACAGAGATCGTATGGCCGCTAAGTCTCTTTCGTCTCAAATGTTTTTTGAAACTGCTATGAACCTTGCGAGAGTGTCCATGTTGGTATACCAAAATGATGACGGTCATGGTATTGAAGATGGCGAGCCTAAGGAGAGAGCGTTACgattatttattcaatcaattcCATCGccaaaataa